One region of Oncorhynchus keta strain PuntledgeMale-10-30-2019 chromosome 24, Oket_V2, whole genome shotgun sequence genomic DNA includes:
- the LOC118357608 gene encoding histone acetyltransferase KAT7-like isoform X2, with protein sequence MPRRRQRVHVGSGSDGTEDSDSSAEREQTNSSESDGNIPKRTRLTRASLRLSQSSQDTLDVKQDESPPLTPTGNAPSSESELDISSPNASHDESLAKDPALRDSDKDLSHRPKRRRCHETYNFNMKCPTPGCNSLGHLTGKHERHFAVSGCPLYHNLSADECKVKATTREKHEEEAKVQEESNRHATRHQTPTSRQTRYKEQVTEMRKGRNSGLSKEQKEKYMEHRQSHGNTREPLLENITSEYDLELFRKAQARASEDLERLRIQGQITEGSNMIKTILFGRYELDTWYHSPYPEEYARLGRLYVCEFCLKYMKSQTILRRHMAKCVWKHPPGDEVYRKGAISVFEVDGKKNKIYCQNLCLLAKLFLDHKTLYYDVEPFLFYVMTEADNTGCHLVGYFSKEKNSFLNYNVSCILTMPQYMRQGYGKMLIDFSYLLSKVEEKVGSPERPLSDLGLISYRSYWKEVLLRYMYNFQGKEISIKEISQETAVNPVDIVSTLQSLQMLKYWKGKHLVLKRQDLIDEWKSKETKRGSNNKTIDPSSLKWTPPKGT encoded by the exons CAGCCAAAGCTCACAAG ACACACTTGATGTGAAGCAAGACGAGTCTCCACCGTTGACGCCTACAGGCAACGCCCCGTCGTCTGAGTCTGAGCTGGACATCTCCAGCCCCAATGCCTCCCACGATGAGAGCCTGGCCAAAGACCCTGCCCTCAGAGACTCTGACAAGGACCTCTCCCACCGGCCCAAGCGCCGTCGCTGCCACGAGACCTACAATTTTAACATGAAGTGTCCCACGCCGGGATGCAACTCATTGG GACATCTAACAGGGAAACATGAACGTCATTTTGCGGTATCAGGATGCCCACTTTACCACAACCTCTCTGCTGATGAATGCAAG GTGAAAGCAACCACTCGTGAGAAACACGAAGAAGAGGCAAAGGTGCAGGAGGAAAGCAACAGACACGCCACACGACACCAG ACGCCCACTTCAAGACAGACTAGATACAAAGAGCAGGTGACTGAGATGAGGAAAGGGAGGAACTCTGGGTTGTCTAAGGAGCAGAAGGAGAAATACATG GAGCATCGACAGAGCCACGGCAACACTAGAGAACCTCTTCTGGAGAACATCACAAGTGAATATGACCTGGAGCTCTTCAGAAAAGCCCAGGCACGTGCATCTGAAGATCTG GAGAGGCTGCGGATCCAGGGCCAGATTACGGAGGgcagcaacatgatcaagacCATCCTGTTCGGCCGCTACGAGCTGGACACCTGGTACCACTCGCCCTACCCCGAGGAGTACGCCCGCCTGGGACGCCTCTACGTCTGCGAGTTCTGCCTCAAGTACATGAAGAGCCAGACCATTCTGAGACGACACATG GCCAAGTGTGTGTGGAAGCATCCACCCGGAGATGAGGTCTACAGGAAGGGAGCCATCTCTGTCTTTGAAGTGGACGGCAAGAAGAACAAG ATCTACTGCCAGAACCTGTGTCTACTCGCCAAGCTCTTCCTGGATCACAAGACGCTGTACTACGACGTGGAACCCTTTCTGTTCTACGTTATGACTGAGGCAGACAACACAGGCTGCCATCTGGTGGGATACTTCTCTAAG GAAAAGAACTCTTTCCTCAACTACAACGTCTCTTGCATCCTGACCATGCCCCAGTACATGAGACAGGGCTATGGGAAGATGCTGATTGACTTCA GTTACCTGCTGTCCAaggtggaggagaaggtgggCTCCCCGGAGCGGCCCCTCTCGGACCTGGGCCTCATCAGCTACCGCAGCTACTGGAAGGAGGTGCTGCTGCGCTACATGTACAACTTCCAGGGCAAGGAAATCTCCATCAAAG AGATCAGCCAGGAGACAGCCGTGAACCCAGTGGACATTGTCAGCACCCTGCAGTCCCTGCAGATGCTCAAGTACTGGAAGGGAAAGCACCTCGTCTTGAAGAGACAG GATCTGATCGACGAGTGGAAATCCAAGGAGACCAAAAGAGGCAGCAACAACAAAACCATTGACCCCAGTTCGTTAAAATGGACCCCGCCCAAAGGGACATAG
- the LOC118357608 gene encoding histone acetyltransferase KAT7-like isoform X1, producing the protein MPRRRQRVHVGSGSDGTEDSDSSAEREQTNSSESDGNIPKRTRLTRASLRLSQSSQDTLDVKQDESPPLTPTGNAPSSESELDISSPNASHDESLAKDPALRDSDKDLSHRPKRRRCHETYNFNMKCPTPGCNSLGHLTGKHERHFAVSGCPLYHNLSADECKVKATTREKHEEEAKVQEESNRHATRHQTPTSRQTRYKEQVTEMRKGRNSGLSKEQKEKYMEHRQSHGNTREPLLENITSEYDLELFRKAQARASEDLKTPQERLRIQGQITEGSNMIKTILFGRYELDTWYHSPYPEEYARLGRLYVCEFCLKYMKSQTILRRHMAKCVWKHPPGDEVYRKGAISVFEVDGKKNKIYCQNLCLLAKLFLDHKTLYYDVEPFLFYVMTEADNTGCHLVGYFSKEKNSFLNYNVSCILTMPQYMRQGYGKMLIDFSYLLSKVEEKVGSPERPLSDLGLISYRSYWKEVLLRYMYNFQGKEISIKEISQETAVNPVDIVSTLQSLQMLKYWKGKHLVLKRQDLIDEWKSKETKRGSNNKTIDPSSLKWTPPKGT; encoded by the exons CAGCCAAAGCTCACAAG ACACACTTGATGTGAAGCAAGACGAGTCTCCACCGTTGACGCCTACAGGCAACGCCCCGTCGTCTGAGTCTGAGCTGGACATCTCCAGCCCCAATGCCTCCCACGATGAGAGCCTGGCCAAAGACCCTGCCCTCAGAGACTCTGACAAGGACCTCTCCCACCGGCCCAAGCGCCGTCGCTGCCACGAGACCTACAATTTTAACATGAAGTGTCCCACGCCGGGATGCAACTCATTGG GACATCTAACAGGGAAACATGAACGTCATTTTGCGGTATCAGGATGCCCACTTTACCACAACCTCTCTGCTGATGAATGCAAG GTGAAAGCAACCACTCGTGAGAAACACGAAGAAGAGGCAAAGGTGCAGGAGGAAAGCAACAGACACGCCACACGACACCAG ACGCCCACTTCAAGACAGACTAGATACAAAGAGCAGGTGACTGAGATGAGGAAAGGGAGGAACTCTGGGTTGTCTAAGGAGCAGAAGGAGAAATACATG GAGCATCGACAGAGCCACGGCAACACTAGAGAACCTCTTCTGGAGAACATCACAAGTGAATATGACCTGGAGCTCTTCAGAAAAGCCCAGGCACGTGCATCTGAAGATC TGAAAACACCACAGGAGAGGCTGCGGATCCAGGGCCAGATTACGGAGGgcagcaacatgatcaagacCATCCTGTTCGGCCGCTACGAGCTGGACACCTGGTACCACTCGCCCTACCCCGAGGAGTACGCCCGCCTGGGACGCCTCTACGTCTGCGAGTTCTGCCTCAAGTACATGAAGAGCCAGACCATTCTGAGACGACACATG GCCAAGTGTGTGTGGAAGCATCCACCCGGAGATGAGGTCTACAGGAAGGGAGCCATCTCTGTCTTTGAAGTGGACGGCAAGAAGAACAAG ATCTACTGCCAGAACCTGTGTCTACTCGCCAAGCTCTTCCTGGATCACAAGACGCTGTACTACGACGTGGAACCCTTTCTGTTCTACGTTATGACTGAGGCAGACAACACAGGCTGCCATCTGGTGGGATACTTCTCTAAG GAAAAGAACTCTTTCCTCAACTACAACGTCTCTTGCATCCTGACCATGCCCCAGTACATGAGACAGGGCTATGGGAAGATGCTGATTGACTTCA GTTACCTGCTGTCCAaggtggaggagaaggtgggCTCCCCGGAGCGGCCCCTCTCGGACCTGGGCCTCATCAGCTACCGCAGCTACTGGAAGGAGGTGCTGCTGCGCTACATGTACAACTTCCAGGGCAAGGAAATCTCCATCAAAG AGATCAGCCAGGAGACAGCCGTGAACCCAGTGGACATTGTCAGCACCCTGCAGTCCCTGCAGATGCTCAAGTACTGGAAGGGAAAGCACCTCGTCTTGAAGAGACAG GATCTGATCGACGAGTGGAAATCCAAGGAGACCAAAAGAGGCAGCAACAACAAAACCATTGACCCCAGTTCGTTAAAATGGACCCCGCCCAAAGGGACATAG
- the LOC118357768 gene encoding protachykinin-1-like, with product MDIWKFQLVIVTLYSLVYTCQGLSFSVDKEHWVSKDWQPLEKRLARQVASLIKRSKAHQFYGLMGKRSDDQPQPIGVNRRRNKGEMFVGLMGRRASNGESFTRIIPDATSTAIDIAEGSHTQPDSQEAWDQLLYDYS from the exons ATGGATATTTGGAAATTCCAGCTGGTAATAGTTACCCTGTATTCCCTGGTGTATACATGTCAGGGATTGTCTTTTAGTGTTGACAAGGAACACTGGGTATCCAAAGACTGGCAG CCACTGGAGAAGAGGTTGGCCCGCCAAGTGGCTAGTCTGATTAAGAGATCTAAAGCCCATCAGTTCTACGGGCTCATGGGCAAACGCTCAG ATGATCAGCCGCAGCCTATTGGAGTGAATAGAAGAC GAAATAAAGGGGAGATGTTTGTTGGACTTATGGGAAGAAGAGCATCAAATGGGG AATCGTTCACAAGAATCATTCCAGATGCTACAAGCACTGCGATCGATATCGCCGAAGgatcacacacacaaccag ATTCACAAGAGGCATGGGACCAACTCCTGTATGACTACAGCTAA